Proteins encoded by one window of Lathyrus oleraceus cultivar Zhongwan6 chromosome 1, CAAS_Psat_ZW6_1.0, whole genome shotgun sequence:
- the LOC127114772 gene encoding uncharacterized protein LOC127114772, translating to MATWDELDNKDGSDKDEGEANLALMAITPSKTKYESTFDSNSDGEDEVFSNLSHSNFISFIQEPMSRCQDKARITKTLKKEYDLLKEELKIYQNKVESFEKDHITLVNTISNKNLSEHEITLQDLIITRLERTKHASMIYLVSKSKGKCMGYNEKCANVKAQLMKTSYASFSSNAQTRLKTCFVPASKKVVKKSEPNIQKLKVLKNPEPKNPKSKVLKKVESNTYETKTLRISYINLFGHVGTASINRKRYRLVIVNNYNRWTYVKFLRSKDESYEVFSIFCTQVQSEKKLKILKVRSHHGGEFENRPFKNFCDKHGIIHKFSSPRTPQQNRVVERKNKSLQEMARTMIHENHLPKYLWAEVVNTSCYVHNRIYIRPIMNKTSYELFKGIKPSISYFHQFGCTCYIRNNKVYLKKFDAKAQKGIFLG from the exons atggcaacatgggatgaACTTGATAACAAAGATGGATCAGACAAAGATGAGGGAGAAGCAAATCTGGCTCTAATGGCCATCACACCCTCAAAGACAAAATATGAATCAACCTTTGATTCAAATTCAGATGGAGAAGATGAGGTATTTTCTAATCTATCCCATTCTAATTTTATCTCTTTCATTCAAGAGCCCATGAGTCGTTGTCAAGATAAAGCAAGAATCACGAAGACATTGAAAAAGGAATATGATCTTCTGAAAGAAGAACTGAAAATTTATCAAAATAAAGTTGAATCTTTCGAGAAAGATCACATTACTCTAGTAAATACAATATCTAATAAAAACTTGAGTGAGCATGAGATAACTCTTCAAGACTTGATCATAACTCGTCTTGAAAGGACAAAACATGCTTCCATGATATATTTAGTAAGTAAGAGTAAAGGAAAATGTATGGGTTACAATGAGAAATGTGCTAATGTTAAAGCTCAACTTATGAAAACCTCATATGCCTCTTTTTCAAGCAATGCTCAAACAAGGCTGAAAACTTGTTTTGTGCCTGCTTCTAAAAAG GTAGTGAAGAAATCAGAACCTAACATTCAAAAGTTAAAGGTTTTGAAGAATCCAGAACCTAAAAATCCCAAGTCTAAGGTTCTAAAGAAAGTGGAATCTAATACCTATGAAACGAAG ACCCTTAGAATATCTTACATCAATTTATTTGGTCATGTTGGTACTGCTTCAATCAATAGGAAGAGGTATAGATTGGTCATTGTTAATAATTACAACAGATGGACTTATGTTAAATTCCTCAGATCCAAAGATGAATCATATGAGGTATTCAGCATCTTCTGCACACAAGTTCAATCTGAAAAGAAACTAAAAATTCTAAAAGTCAGAAGTCATCATGGTGGTGAGTTTGAAAATAGGCCTTTTAAGAATTTTTGTGATAAACATGGAATTATACACAAGTTCTCTTCTCCTAGAACTCCACAGCAAAATAGAGTTGTAGAAAGAAAGAACAAATCATTGCAAGAAATGGCTAGAACCATGATCCATGAGAATCATCTTCCAAAATACTTGTGGGCAGAAGTTGTTAATACTTCTTGTTATGTTCATAATAGGATCTATATCAGACCAATTATGAACAAAACATCATATGAGTTGTTTAAAGGAATAAAGCCAAGCATATCTTACTTTCATCAGTTTGGATGTACTTGTTACATTAGGAACAATAAAGTATATCTAAAGAAATTTGATGCTAAGGCTCAAAAGGGTATCTTTTTAGGATAG